In a genomic window of Bradyrhizobium ontarionense:
- a CDS encoding GNAT family N-acetyltransferase: MSFRPDYAERLFQAHLRGGFACALVLDIAGIAQGLLLAAAFEHGFAPIWMAKETAWWIEPDHRGRSALAMLDAYEAWARGRGCIFAGMAGMGDDPDVAALYRRRGYLGAETHYLKAL, translated from the coding sequence TTGTCATTCCGGCCGGACTACGCCGAGCGCCTGTTCCAGGCCCATCTGCGCGGCGGCTTCGCTTGTGCCCTCGTGCTCGACATCGCAGGCATTGCGCAGGGGCTGCTGTTAGCCGCCGCGTTCGAGCACGGTTTCGCTCCGATCTGGATGGCGAAGGAGACGGCGTGGTGGATCGAGCCGGACCACCGCGGCCGATCGGCGCTCGCGATGCTCGATGCCTATGAGGCGTGGGCGCGCGGCCGAGGCTGTATCTTCGCGGGCATGGCCGGCATGGGCGACGATCCGGACGTTGCCGCGCTCTATCGCCGTCGCGGCTATCTGGGCGCCGAGACCCACTATTTGAAGGCGCTTTGA